Proteins encoded by one window of Haematobia irritans isolate KBUSLIRL chromosome 2, ASM5000362v1, whole genome shotgun sequence:
- the LOC142224698 gene encoding uncharacterized protein LOC142224698 has translation MMQLLNDKNTYKVMDTDPTEKLEKINNRIVTELHNNKLLTKWEKLKLTSVSAKSPELYGLPKIHKEGTPLRPTSSSMNVPCYQLSKYIGSILKNIISIAYNTVNSLNLKQKLKSVILEDDDIIVSFDVVSLFTNIPTHLAIKNIMDKWDILKKNTTIPKLTFLKILKFCLKDNNYFMYSGKVYQQTYGMPMGNPLSPTIADIVLDTLLDDVLNELKDMNVKVKFITKYVDDLFAVIKREDEDTIVKLLNAYHNKIKFTIEKEKNGELPFLDMTIIRKENSLMTNWYAKPTSSGRMINFYSTQPYNMKINTAKNFIHKVLQLSEDIFKSENLMKIKNILKANNYPMTIINNLVQEIINGPKEKKCEDTIKTKKFFSVPYIPKLTDSKSLGNIINNENSVAAYRSNETLSRIFTKSTTKNKTDKLKLNNVVYEITCDGNKQEQCNKKYVGTTKRALGTRLAEHEADIRKEKETTALAQHIKESGHKANFKTVRILDREKIENKRYTLESLRIQQRLQISINTKEDKDNTKLQYSIAILDKEHSVI, from the coding sequence ATGATGCAACTACTCAACGATAAAAATACTTATAAGGTTATGGATACTGATCCCACAGAAAAACTGGAGAAGATAAATAATAGAATTGTTACGGAGCTTCATAATAATAAACTCCTAACAAAGtgggaaaaattaaaactaacaaGTGTTTCAGCCAAATCTCCTGAACTATATGGATTACCAAAAATTCATAAAGAAGGCACTCCACTCCGTCCGACATCCTCATCAATGAATGTCCCCTGTTACCAATTATCAAAATACATTggatcaattctaaaaaatataatatcgaTAGCATACAACACAGTGAACTCCTTAAACCTGAAGCAAAAACTGAAATCTGTAATATTAGAAGATGACGATATCATTGTTTCGTTTGACGTGGTATCATTATTCACAAATATACCGACACACCTAGCTATTAAGAATATTATGGACAAATGGGATATACTGAAGAAAAACACAACGATTCCGAAACTAACATTTCTGAAGAttctcaaattttgtttaaaggaCAATAACTATTTTATGTACTCTGGAAAAGTATACCAACAAACTTATGGAATGCCAATGGGCAACCCATTATCACCTACGATCGCAGATATCGTACTTGACACACTTCTGGACGACGTATTAAACGAACTAAAAGACATGaatgtaaaagtaaaatttataacaaaatacGTAGATGATTTGTTTGCGGTTATCAAGAGGGAAGATGAAGACACCATAGTGAAATTACTAAATGCATatcacaacaaaataaaatttactatcgaaaaagaaaaaaacggcGAATTACCATTTTTGGATATGACGATAATAAGGAAGGAAAACTCTTTGATGACAAATTGGTATGCAAAACCAACGTCATCTGGTAGGATGATAAACTTTTATTCAACGCAACCAtacaatatgaaaataaataccgCAAAGAACTTCATCCATAAAGTTCTACAATTAAGTGAAGACATATTTAAAtcggaaaatttaatgaaaattaaaaatatcttaAAGGCAAACAATTATCCAATGACTATAATTAACAACTTAGTACAAGAAATTATCAATGGACCAAAGGAGAAAAAATGCGAAGatactataaaaacaaaaaagtttttcagtgtaccGTACATCCCAAAACTCACAGACAGCAAATCATTAGGGAACATTATAAATAACGAAAACTCAGTAGCAGCATATAGATCGAATGAAACTCTCAGTAGAATATTCACAAAAAGCACAACAAAGAACAAAACAGACAAATTGAAACTAAACAACGTTGTATATGAAATTACATGTGATGGAAACAAACAGGAACAATGCAACAAAAAGTATGTGGGGACAACAAAACGAGCACTCGGCACTAGGCTGGCAGAACATGAAGCCGACATTAGAAAAGAGAAAGAAACAACAGCACTGGCACAACATATTAAAGAGAGTGGACACAAAGCTAACTTCAAAACAGTAAGAATACTTGACAGAGAGAAAATAGAGAATAAACGCTACACTCTTGAGAGCTTAAGAATCCAACAGAGGCTGCAGATATCAATAAATACAAAAGAAGACAAAGACAACACTAAACTGCAATATTCCATCGCTATACTTGACAAGGAACATTCTGTGATATAG